The Juglans regia cultivar Chandler chromosome 10, Walnut 2.0, whole genome shotgun sequence genome includes the window TTGTATAATTTTGGATTAAGGATGTCCTCGGTGATGAAAAGTTTGATCAGTTTATTAGAGAGCTGAAATGTGatattgatgacttatatagCCATTACAACAATAGTGATCAGTCTTCAAGCGAAGGTAATAGCTCTCACGCCTGATCGACTTGACATCTTATTAACATATATAGATGCTTACAATCTGTTATCAATggcaacaaataaataattacaatcTGTTATCTAAGGAAACTATACACAAGTAAAAGAATTAAGAATGTCCTACAATATGGGAGACAAATATGCTTGACTAAGAGCCTCGACTTTCCTATAATAGACTGACAGCTGACTATATACATTATGTACTTTGGTTTAGCAATCTGGCTTGATACTTGCTGATTTGATACATGTATTCCTTATAGGAGCATGGCGACTAAGTAAAACAACAGGTTCTGCAGTGGAAGAGGTAAGTGATGCCACTTCACGTTGACGTTCCTCCTGCGTGACAAGAGAGAACACTTTGTTAATGGAAGGGAAATGATCTATTAACAGAATCTTTCCACGAACATTGGAGAATGATTCGTTGAGCcccattaaaaaatacatgatctGTTCCTGTTGCTGATATTCGAGGAGGGTTTTAAAGGCGCCACAGCTGCAACGAGGGAGGGGACGAAAGTTGTTCATGAGTTCATCCGAATTACCCTTGAGAAGAGTGAAATAATTGCTTACTGATGTTTGAGTCTGGGTGAGAGATGAAATGGCCTTTTGGAGCGGGAAGATGCGAGGAGCATTACTCCAGGAGAAATCTTCCTTGAGGTCAGCCCACATAGCTTGAGCAGTGTCAATGTAGACGATGCTGGCAGCGAGATCTTTAGAAACGGAATTTAGTAACCAAGAGAGAACCATGTTATTACAGAGAGACCATGGTTCAAACAAAGGATCGATCAGAGACGGCGGATGGTTGAGGAAGGGAACCATCGATGAATTCAGTTTTTTTCTTGGCACTGTGAGCCATGAACATAGAGCGGCTCCAAGTGGACTAGTAATTATCTCCAGTGAGAGGTAGCGAGAGTACTAGCAGAGCACCAGGGCTGTCGCCGTTGTGTAGAAAGTAGGGACTAGAGGGATTGTCAGCCATAACGTGTGAGGCCATTACCAGAGAGATCAAATCaatctctgataccatatatAAGTTGAATAAACTATTTCATTGATCTAGCTAATGTGTACAGGTGCTGAAGTATATATAGAGCGAAGAATATAAagttgaaatttaaatacaaaataacagAATACAAGAATGTTACTCTTATCTGTGTTGCTATCTTATTGTTTGACTTGGTCTTccagattgatttttttttttttttttttgtgtgtgatAACTTGGTCTGCCAGATTTGTTCTTATCGTGATAAGTGTTGAGCCCAGATTTTGATTTATAGTCGGTTAGTGCGacgtttaataaaaaaatagattaaaaaaataatatggaattatcaaatttaaaaaattcactgaacacctatttttttttttacttagacATGCAAATCATTTTAAtccatttaattatttagaacTGAAGTAATTTCTTTTCGCttgttttcctctctctctctctctctctctcatcttcactcttctTTCGGTTGTTCTTATTCTTCCATATAAGAATATACAAAGAGTAATTGAAAACAATCCAAGaattaaacattaatataatcGAATCCGAAAAATAAACATGTCCATTAATTACTGATGGGTAGATGTGATCGATATATCaagttggatatatatatatatatatatatatatatgtcaagtgatttgtacaatatttattaagtatttaatgataaaaaaaatcaacacgGTTGTGTTTGGACAACCAAACGAAGCAATGCTCCATGCGGAAATTTTTTTCGGATAATAGCCAAACTTGGATTGTTATACGTTCAGCCTTCAAAATTGGCTAATGGAGAGCCTCCTTAATCAACCTTTCAAAGTTCGTATAAGATGAACCTCCGATATCAGCAGCTTCCTCTgctttcttcttccattctaCTGCCTTTCGCCTCATCGCCTTTCCCTTCTCCCCTCCCATCATTTCCTTAACTAGTGCTTCAACCTCAACTCGTTTTACATCCATATTGACCTCCATGCCAATCCCCCACCTGGTGCAAGCGTATCGGCAATTCGTTTGCTGTTCCGCAAAAAATGGCCAGCAAATAACAGGTACACCACCACAAACACTTTCCAACATAGAATTCCACCCACAATGCGATAGGAAAGCGCCAACTGCTGGGTGTGCTAGAACTTGGCCTTGGGGGCACCAGCTTGCTATCAATCCCCTGTCCTTCGTCTCCTCAAAGAATTCTTCAGGCAAAATCACCGAGTCTCCCATCACTAAATCAGGCCTAACAATCCACAAAAATGAGTGCTTGCTATTTGCAAGCCCCCAAGCAAATTCCTTCAGATGTTGTTCAGTCATGACTGTCATGCTGCCATAATTTACGTAAATGACTGAGTTGGGTTCTCTTTGGTCGAGCCATTGGAGGCATTTTGAGTCTTCTTTCCATAAGCTTAAACTTAGAGATTTGAGTTTGCTGTCAGGAATATGCCAGTTGATGAGTAAGGGAAGCGGGCCTAGGGTGTAAATGTTGCCAGGGAATTTGGCCGAAATTGCTTCGAGTACTTCATATTCAAACTCATCAAATGTGTTGAAAATGATCGCTGCAGAATTCAAGCAATTTTGTGCTTCTGATCCCAGAAAGTCGAAAAAGATATCCTTAGTGTCGGTGACTCTGATGAAGCTAGGGAGATCCTTGAGCCTGATGTTTTTCATGCCCGGGATCCAGTTGATTGGTGTGTCGAGCGTGCCATCATCTTGGAAGCTTTCGTCTGCATGCAAGACATGAAAGACAGATTTCTAAGGTCCCGATTAGATAAGCAGTTTgactcgtctcatctcattatatcacatcttatctcaacatttaaatataattctgacaaaaatattttttaatttctatctcatacattttcatctaattattactaaAGATCTATTTAAAGATCACTTGAAGTAACAAATCAATATTGTAATTGCTAAAAATCGATTAAATAATCAAAAAGCCAATATTGTTTTACAAATCATCATAGAAGtacaaataaatgataaaaattaaggaaaaaaaaaactcattattGAATCTAAGACTAAATGGTGTAACCTCTATATATAGATAGGAATAGCCATGGAATATATGTTGCTTTTACTCTTAATTGTTAACTCAATGCTAGCTGCATAGATGTTAACAAAAtctaatcaaaataaattagcTAGTAGAAGACTTAAACGGGAAAATGTCAacaaataggaaaaatgaggtCTTAAATATATCAAGTAGCTTATAAAAATAGACCGAAAAATTTTCTTGTCTATTatgagatgtgaaaaaaaaaacaattaatgtgAAActgtgagattttattaattaatgaccAAAAAATAGGTATAAGTATGAAAacattattgagaaaataaaagagatttggAAAAATAAGTACTAAGTAggatttttgagaatttttgagGGGTCAAattgtctttatatatatatattaagacatCTTGAAAAAGTATGTATTAAAGATAGCgttttgaagaattttgggCCCCTGATTGTACATCTTAGGtttcgtttgaatgttgagttgagttaagatgaattgaattctttatgaatagtagtgagttgagatagtggagtgagttttgtgagacccacctaagataagtttagatgtatcttgatgttaagataaatttagatgtagttataagaaattaaaaaaggttgtgagtcgcATATATAAAAAGGTGTTGAATTTAAAAGGTTATGAGTCCTacgtataaaaatgttttgagttaagatgaatttagtgatttgagagttgggtgtttggatgttagactcgcttaaaattagactgaactgaattgaTCTCTGTTTAGTCCAAGTTCCAAACGGGGCctgatctcgtttgttttcgaggatgagatgagattaattgatattaaagttaaaagttgaataaaatattgttagaatataattttttaatattattgttgttttgggatttgaaaaacttgaattgtttattttattttgtgtagaaatttaaaaaaattgtaatgattaaatgagatgagataagatgaattgagaggagttgtgaaaacaaaaaaagcctACTGCAtgctcactacaagaaaactgtttatttgtggccatttaatttcaacgaaatgactatttacagctaaaataagtctatttttattacaaataatcttttcacagcaattaaatgaccacaaaagtccatttttcttgtagtggctaTTTATGCTCTATAATATCGTAAGGATTAAGAagacatttttttcctttttattatattttaataatcttcattattttgaaaaagctaATAGAAACGAAAGAGATCGCTCCATCTAATATAAATTGTCTAATCTAATCAGTTGATTACAAATATTTGAAGAAGAGAGCCCTTGACAAATTAAGGTCGTGATAAAAatcttgtttgttttattattaataatctTATCATGATGTCGGCCTCCATGCCAACTTCATGACCGTGAAAggtttgaaaaacaaaaatagtgaAAGTACCTTTGAAAGGAAGGATGCCTCTGTTGATGAGTTCAGAGAAGTTCAGATATCCCATAAAGCCACAAGCCGAGGCAGTCCAGAATCGTACCTCTGGGATGCCCAATTCTTCTGCAACTCTACTTCCAAAACCCATCATCCCATCCGATACTATGCAACTAACAGGAGGCCGAGCAGAGTTGAGCCTAATTACCAGCTCTTTAAAGGGGACCGCGCAGTTCTTTCTTGTGGACCCACACAGTGCACGGGCATCTTGAGTTGCATCAAGGTCGGACGGTGGCATCCCGTCCGGGATTGTTTCGAACTGGAAATCCGGCAGGCCCTTCACGTGGTCGGGTCCTTTGGACCGGATTAAACGCGTGTGGTTGAACTCAGTGTTGACAAAGGTTATGTGGAAACCCTTGGAGTGTAGGAGCTTGGCTAAGTTCATCATGGGGATCACATGCCCTTGTGTGGGGAAAGGGACACATACTGCATGGGGCTTCTTCGCTCCCACTGAATCCATCTTTAGCTACCCAATTGAGCGTCTTGGAGGTCTAAGCTTTGCGccttttatagaaaaaatgctTCGGTATTAGCCGTTCGATGGAGTCAAAGTACTGTCTCATAAACTGTTAAGAGGGGTAAGCTGAGAGATTATTTATCAAACATGACAAGTGACAACT containing:
- the LOC109001723 gene encoding linamarin synthase 2-like, with product MDSVGAKKPHAVCVPFPTQGHVIPMMNLAKLLHSKGFHITFVNTEFNHTRLIRSKGPDHVKGLPDFQFETIPDGMPPSDLDATQDARALCGSTRKNCAVPFKELVIRLNSARPPVSCIVSDGMMGFGSRVAEELGIPEVRFWTASACGFMGYLNFSELINRGILPFKDESFQDDGTLDTPINWIPGMKNIRLKDLPSFIRVTDTKDIFFDFLGSEAQNCLNSAAIIFNTFDEFEYEVLEAISAKFPGNIYTLGPLPLLINWHIPDSKLKSLSLSLWKEDSKCLQWLDQREPNSVIYVNYGSMTVMTEQHLKEFAWGLANSKHSFLWIVRPDLVMGDSVILPEEFFEETKDRGLIASWCPQGQVLAHPAVGAFLSHCGWNSMLESVCGGVPVICWPFFAEQQTNCRYACTRWGIGMEVNMDVKRVEVEALVKEMMGGEKGKAMRRKAVEWKKKAEEAADIGGSSYTNFERLIKEALH